A window of the Emys orbicularis isolate rEmyOrb1 chromosome 1, rEmyOrb1.hap1, whole genome shotgun sequence genome harbors these coding sequences:
- the LOC135883833 gene encoding olfactory receptor 52R1-like has product MSDSNTSDFTNPSTFILLGIPGLEAAYVWISIPFCTMYAIAILGNFTTLLIVKREPSLHGPMYYFLCMLAVTDLALCTCTIPKMLSIFWLNSREIDFSACLTQMYFIHCFSVMESGIFVAMAFDRYVAICNPLRHSTILTNRMVAKIGLAVVLHGGMIILPYSLLARQWPYCRTNIIPHSYCEHMAVVKLACADIRVSSYYGLFVIFSVTGVDVLFIAMSYIQILRAIFSLPTKDARLKTFGTCASHLCAILAFYIPGLFSLLTYRFGHNVPLHFHILMANVYLLVPPMLNPIIYGMRTKQIRDRLLHLFTHKGT; this is encoded by the coding sequence atgtcagattccaacacaagtgacttcaccaacccctccaccttcatcctgctgggcattcctggcctggaagCGGCCtatgtctggatctccatccccttctgcacaaTGTATgccatagccatcttggggaacttcactACCCTATTAATAGTGAAGAGGGAGCCGAGCCTTCATGGTCCCATGtattatttcctctgcatgctggccgtcaCCGACTTGGCCCTATGCACGTGCACAattcccaaaatgctgagcatcttctggttgaattccagggagatcgatttcagtgcctgcctcacccagatgtacttcattcactgcttctcagtgatggagtctgggatctttgtggccatggcttttgatcgctatgtggccatctgcaatcccctgagacattccaccatcctgacgAACCGCATGGTGGCCAAGATTGGCCTGGCCGTGGTGCTGCACGGTGGCATGATCATACTGCCCTATTCCTTACTGGCGAGgcagtggccatattgcagaaccaacatcatcccccactcttactgtgagcacatggccgtggtgaagctggcctgtgcCGACATCCGCGTCAGTAGTTACTACGGCCTCTTTGTGATATTCTCTGTGACTGGTGTGGATGTGCTTTTTATCGCCATGTCCTATATCCAGATCCTCAGAgccatcttcagcctccccacaaaggatgcccggcttaagacttttgggacctgcgCCTCCCACCTCTGCGCCATCTTAGCCTTTTACATCCCAGGTCTTTTCTCCTTACTCACGTACCGTTTTGGCCACAATGTGCCCCTACATTTCCACATTCTCATGGCCAACGTGTACCTCCTGGTGCCCCCCATGCTGAATCCCATCATCTACGGgatgaggaccaaacagatccgggacaggctgctccATCTCTTTACTCATAAGGGGACTTAA
- the LOC135895161 gene encoding olfactory receptor 52K2-like — protein MAASNWTMPHPSTFILLGIPGLEAAHVWISVPFCSVYILSLVGNGLLLAVIKTEPKLHEPMYLFLSMLALADLIISTTTLPKTLCIFWFRDRAIHTNACLAQMYLLHSLSTMESGFILAMAFDRYVAICNPLRHSAVLTNWAIAQIGLGVVMRGVLLLGPHPFLLQRLPYCRTNVISHTYCEFMALVKLTCVDTTVMRAYSLAVAFLTGGLDLLLIVLSYVMILWAVFRLPSKEARRKSLGTCGSHVCVMLVFYIPAFFSFLSHRFGHVAPHVHILIANMYLLFPPMMNPIIYGVRTPGIRQRALHILGMKAA, from the coding sequence ATGGCAGCTTCCAACTGGACCATGCCCCatccctccaccttcatcctccTCGGCATCCCAGGGCTGGAGGCGGCACACGTCTGGATCTCCGTCCCCTTCTGCTCTGTCTACATTCTGTCCCTCGTGGGGAATGGCCTCCTCCTGGCTGTTATCAAGACTGAGCCGAAACTCCACGAGCCCATGTACCTTTTCCTTTCCATGCTGGCACTCGCCGACCTGATCAtctccaccaccaccctccccaaAACCCTCTGCATATTCTGGTTCAGGGACCGGGCCATTCACACCAATGCCTGTCTGGCGCAGATGTATCTCCTTCACTCCCTGTCAACCATGGAGTCTGGGTTCATCCTGGCCATGGCCTTTGATCGCTACGTTGCTATCTGTAACCCGCTGCGACACTCGGCCGTCCTGACCAATTGGGCCATAGCCCAGATAGGGCTGGGAGTTGTGATGAGGGGAGTCCTGTTACTGGGCCCACACCCATTTCTGCTGCAGCGACTCCCATACTGCAGGACCAATGTCATTTCTCACACCTATTGTGAGTTCATGGCACTGGTGAAACTGACCTGTGTGGACACGACAGTCATGAGAGCCTATAGTCTGGCTGTAGCGTTTCTCACCGGCGGCTTAGACCTGCTGCTGATTGTCCTGTCCTACGTGATGATTCTCTGGGCCGTCTTCAGACTCCCCTCCAAGGAGGCGCGGCGCAAGTCCCTCGGCACCTGCGGCTCCCACGTCTGCGTCATGCTGGTGTTTTACATCCCCGCgttcttctccttcctctcccaccGCTTCGGCCACGTGGCTCCCCATGTTCACATCCTCATCGCCAACATGTACCTGCTCTTCCCTCCCATGATGAACCCCATCATCTACGGGGTGAGAACCCCAGGGATCCGGCAGAGGGCGCTGCACATTTTGGGCATGAAAGCAGCCTGA
- the LOC135881163 gene encoding olfactory receptor 52R1-like: MSDSNTTDFTNPSTFILLGIPGQEAAHIWISIPFCTMYTIAILGNFTILLIVKMERSLHGPMYYFLCMLAVTDLVVYTSTLPKMLAIFWFNSREIDFSACLTQLYFIRCFSLMESGILVAMAFDLYVAICDPLRHSTILTNPFVANIGLAVVLLGGMVALPYPFLVRQWPYCTTNIAPQPFCTHTAVVKLACADTHVNSYYGLFVLFCVMGLDGIFIAISYVQILRAIFSLPTKDARLKTFGTCGSHLCVILASYVPGLFISLMYWFGQNVPGHIHVLIPNLYIFMPLMLNPII; the protein is encoded by the coding sequence atgtcagattccaacacaactgacttcaccaacccctccaccttcatcctgctgggcatacctgggcaggaggcagcccacatctggatctccatccccttctgcaccatgtacaccatagccatcttggggaacttcaccatcctgctCATTGTGAAGATGGAGCGGAGCCTCCatgggcccatgtactatttcctctgcatgctggccgtcaCTGACCTGGTTGTGTATACATCCACACTGCCCAAAATGCTGGcaatcttctggttcaattccagggagatcgatttcagtgcctgcctcacccagctgTACTTCATTCGCTGCTTCTCATTGATGGAGTCTGGGATCctcgtggccatggcttttgatctctacgtggccatctgcgatcccctgagacattccaccatcctgacaaacccCTTCGTGGCCAATATTGGCCTGGCCGTGGTGCTGCTTGGCGGAATGGTCGCTCTGCCCTATCCCTTCCTGGTGAGGCAGTGGCCATATTGCACAACCAACATCGCCCCCCAGCCGTTCTGCACACATACAGCCGTGGTCAAGCTGGCCTGCGCTGACACCCACGTCAATAGTTACTATGGCCTCTTTGTGCTTTTCTGTGTGATGGGTCTGGATGGGATTTTTATTGCCATCTCCTATgtccagatcctcagggccatcttcagcctccccacaaaggacgcccggctcaagacttttgggacctgcggCTCCCACCTCTGTGTCATTTTAGCCTCTTATGTCCCAGGGCTCTTCATCTCCCTCATGTACTGGTTTGGCCAGAATGTGCCTGGGCATATCCACGTTCTCATTCCCAACTTGTACATCTTTATGCCCCTcatgctaaaccccatcatctaa